In a single window of the Osmerus eperlanus chromosome 2, fOsmEpe2.1, whole genome shotgun sequence genome:
- the LOC134015296 gene encoding filaggrin-like isoform X1: MEILSSHLQSLHQSPESHLDNLDTFSNYEESLASPQGSPERQGRSAKPKSNMSCRRKREFISDEKKDASYWEKRRKNNEAAKRSREKRRLNDMVLENRVMALNDENVRLKTELLQLKLRFGLISTAAYMEKSQQIGGSRNGGSSSSSSSSHHYYSSGYSSGSQVMMNSDSSETEQSGRGEEHGQLSVKYSPRGSLSDMSDGSSRDSPEPMNYEIKQESGGLDMEIESGATAQMMFHVHRSGLASGHHQHPQEMESAYQRQHSNTHHHQEPVASQPSLAPPAAQRSVILYRSSSGSYPVESQRLQDMDQHVTQQQALRAQPQQRDGSTESSETLAEVTKILERKMLDSPPYEYSDSQSEAGDREKQVSRDTHIQHQQEQRSHHQRISVLASEFPHKHEDTSQAHLYSHLSHPQHLSPQNEEPPMLTYEGGPRSEAFFQGLSSSTSNKDTSSSDGDPRSSDKEASTDDESPSSSSSDAGSYHQHLPGASPLSFSSGQVQGQARDTQGEVKGTALPHKLRLKHRAMSSSGSGSISGQESPSTPPSSLPGLPQHPYLALTQQQSRKDMERDMESQGQTPAGFCKQGLQAEGSRKDGGKKECGGRRNKRRDERV; encoded by the coding sequence ATGGAAATCCTGAGTTCACACCTGCAGTCGCTGCACCAAAGTCCAGAGAGTCACCTGGACAACCTGGACACCTTCTCCAACTACGAGGAGTCCCTGGCCTCCCCTCAGGGATCGCCCGAGCGCCAGGGCCGATCGGCCAAACCCAAATCCAACATGAGCTGCCGACGCAAGCGGGAGTTCATCTCCGACGAGAAGAAGGACGCCTCGTACTGGGAGAAGCGGCGCAAGAACAACGAGGCGGCCAAGCGCTCGCGGGAGAAGCGCCGCCTCAACGACATGGTGCTGGAGAACCGGGTGATGGCGCTGAACGACGAGAACGTGCGCCTGAAGACGGAGCTGCTGCAGCTCAAGCTGCGCTTCGGCCTCATAAGCACCGCCGCCTACATGGAGAAGAGCCAGCAGATAGGTGGAAGTCGAAACGgcggctcctcctcttcctcctcgtcgtcCCATCACTACTACTCCAGTGGCTACTCCAGCGGCTCTCAGGTGATGATGAACTCGGACTCGTCGGAGACGGAGCAgtcaggcaggggggaggagcatgGTCAGCTGTCCGTCAAGTACTCGCCCCGCGGGTCCCTGTCTGACATGTCGGATggctcctccagagacagccCCGAGCCAATGAACTACGAGATCAAGCAAGAAAGTGGTGGGCTGGACATGGAGATCGAAAGCGGGGCCACGGCGCAGATGATGTTCCATGTCCACCGCAGTGGGCTGGCGTCTGGCCACCACCAGCATCCCCAGGAGATGGAGTCGGCCTATCAGCGCCAACACTCCAACACGCACCACCACCAGGAGCCCGTGGCCAGCCAGCCTTCTCTTGCTCCCCCTGCCGCCCAGAGGAGTGTCATCCTGTATCGCTCCAGCAGTGGCTCCTACCCTGTGGAAAGCCAGAGGCTCCAGGACATGGACCAGCATGTTACCCAGCAGCAAGCCCTCCGAGCCCAGCCCCAACAAAGAGACGGGTCCACAGAGAGCTCTGAGACCCTGGCAGAGGTGACCAAGATACTGGAGAGGAAGATGCTGGACTCCCCTCCATATGAGTACTCGGACAGCCAGAGCGAGGCaggggacagggagaagcaggtgTCCCGAGACACCCACATCCAGCACCAGCAGGAGCAGAGGAGCCACCACCAGAGAATCAGCGTCCTCGCTTCCGAGTTCCCTCACAAACACGAGGACACCAGCCAGGCTCACCTGTACTCccacctgtctcacccccagcaTCTCAGCCCCCAGAACGAGGAGCCCCCCATGCTCACCTACGAAGGGGGACCCAGGAGCGAAGCCTTCTTCCAggggctctcctcctccacctccaacaAAGACACCTCCTCCAGTGACGGAGACCCCCGCAGCTCCGACAAGGAGGCCTCCACAGACGACGagtccccgtcctcctcctcctccgacgcGGGGAGCTACCACCAGCACCTCCCTGGGGcctcccctctgtccttctcctcTGGCCAGGTCCAGGGCCAGGCCCGGGACACCcagggggaggtgaagggaaCGGCCTTGCCCCACAAACTCCGACTCAAACACCGAGCCATGAGCTCCAGTGGGAGCGGGAGCATCTCAGGTCAGGAGtctcccagcacccctccctcctctctcccaggcctgCCCCAGCACCCCTACCTTGCCCTCACCCAGCAGCAGAGCAGGAAGGACATGGAGAGGGACATGGAGAGCCAGGGTCAGACCCCCGCCGGCTTCTGTAAGCAGGGCCTCCAAGCCGAGGGCTCCAGAAAGGATGGGGGAAAGAAGGAGTGCGGTGGACGCCGGAACAAGAGGCGAGACGAGAGAGTCTAA
- the LOC134015296 gene encoding mediator of RNA polymerase II transcription subunit 1-like isoform X2, whose amino-acid sequence MEILSSHLQSLHQSPESHLDNLDTFSNYEESLASPQGSPERQGRSAKPKSNMSCRRKREFISDEKKDASYWEKRRKNNEAAKRSREKRRLNDMVLENRVMALNDENVRLKTELLQLKLRFGLISTAAYMEKSQQIGGSRNGGSSSSSSSSHHYYSSGYSSGSQVMMNSDSSETEQSGRGEEHGQLSVKYSPRGSLSDMSDGSSRDSPEPMNYEIKQESGGLDMEIESGATAQMMFHVHRSGLASGHHQHPQEMESAYQRQHSNTHHHQEPVASQPSLAPPAAQRSVILYRSSSGSYPVESQRLQDMDQHVTQQQALRAQPQQRDGSTESSETLAEVTKILERKMLDSPPYEYSDSQSEAGDREKQVSRDTHIQHQQEQRSHHQRISVLASEFPHKHEDTSQAHLYSHLSHPQHLSPQNEEPPMLTYEGGPRSEAFFQGLSSSTSNKDTSSSDGDPRSSDKEASTDDESPSSSSSDAGSYHQHLPGASPLSFSSGQVQGQARDTQGEVKGTALPHKLRLKHRAMSSSGSGSISGQESPSTPPSSMESQGQTPAGFCKQGLQAEGSRKDGGKKECGGRRNKRRDERV is encoded by the exons ATGGAAATCCTGAGTTCACACCTGCAGTCGCTGCACCAAAGTCCAGAGAGTCACCTGGACAACCTGGACACCTTCTCCAACTACGAGGAGTCCCTGGCCTCCCCTCAGGGATCGCCCGAGCGCCAGGGCCGATCGGCCAAACCCAAATCCAACATGAGCTGCCGACGCAAGCGGGAGTTCATCTCCGACGAGAAGAAGGACGCCTCGTACTGGGAGAAGCGGCGCAAGAACAACGAGGCGGCCAAGCGCTCGCGGGAGAAGCGCCGCCTCAACGACATGGTGCTGGAGAACCGGGTGATGGCGCTGAACGACGAGAACGTGCGCCTGAAGACGGAGCTGCTGCAGCTCAAGCTGCGCTTCGGCCTCATAAGCACCGCCGCCTACATGGAGAAGAGCCAGCAGATAGGTGGAAGTCGAAACGgcggctcctcctcttcctcctcgtcgtcCCATCACTACTACTCCAGTGGCTACTCCAGCGGCTCTCAGGTGATGATGAACTCGGACTCGTCGGAGACGGAGCAgtcaggcaggggggaggagcatgGTCAGCTGTCCGTCAAGTACTCGCCCCGCGGGTCCCTGTCTGACATGTCGGATggctcctccagagacagccCCGAGCCAATGAACTACGAGATCAAGCAAGAAAGTGGTGGGCTGGACATGGAGATCGAAAGCGGGGCCACGGCGCAGATGATGTTCCATGTCCACCGCAGTGGGCTGGCGTCTGGCCACCACCAGCATCCCCAGGAGATGGAGTCGGCCTATCAGCGCCAACACTCCAACACGCACCACCACCAGGAGCCCGTGGCCAGCCAGCCTTCTCTTGCTCCCCCTGCCGCCCAGAGGAGTGTCATCCTGTATCGCTCCAGCAGTGGCTCCTACCCTGTGGAAAGCCAGAGGCTCCAGGACATGGACCAGCATGTTACCCAGCAGCAAGCCCTCCGAGCCCAGCCCCAACAAAGAGACGGGTCCACAGAGAGCTCTGAGACCCTGGCAGAGGTGACCAAGATACTGGAGAGGAAGATGCTGGACTCCCCTCCATATGAGTACTCGGACAGCCAGAGCGAGGCaggggacagggagaagcaggtgTCCCGAGACACCCACATCCAGCACCAGCAGGAGCAGAGGAGCCACCACCAGAGAATCAGCGTCCTCGCTTCCGAGTTCCCTCACAAACACGAGGACACCAGCCAGGCTCACCTGTACTCccacctgtctcacccccagcaTCTCAGCCCCCAGAACGAGGAGCCCCCCATGCTCACCTACGAAGGGGGACCCAGGAGCGAAGCCTTCTTCCAggggctctcctcctccacctccaacaAAGACACCTCCTCCAGTGACGGAGACCCCCGCAGCTCCGACAAGGAGGCCTCCACAGACGACGagtccccgtcctcctcctcctccgacgcGGGGAGCTACCACCAGCACCTCCCTGGGGcctcccctctgtccttctcctcTGGCCAGGTCCAGGGCCAGGCCCGGGACACCcagggggaggtgaagggaaCGGCCTTGCCCCACAAACTCCGACTCAAACACCGAGCCATGAGCTCCAGTGGGAGCGGGAGCATCTCAGGTCAGGAGtctcccagcacccctccctcctct ATGGAGAGCCAGGGTCAGACCCCCGCCGGCTTCTGTAAGCAGGGCCTCCAAGCCGAGGGCTCCAGAAAGGATGGGGGAAAGAAGGAGTGCGGTGGACGCCGGAACAAGAGGCGAGACGAGAGAGTCTAA